Proteins encoded in a region of the Flavobacterium sp. MDT1-60 genome:
- a CDS encoding ATP-dependent DNA helicase RecQ, whose translation MPEAQEILLKYWKHDSFRPLQKEIIDSVLDGQDTFALLPTGGGKSICFQVPAMMQEGICLVVSPLIALMKDQVANLQKRDIKAIALTGGIHTEEIIDLLDNCLHGNYKFLYLSPERLQSDWILERIKDLPINLIAIDEAHCVSQWGHDFRPAYLKISELKKYFPKIPFLALTATATPRVIEDIKTELGLKDPNFFQQSFERKNIAYMVFEIEDKLYRTEQILKKNPQPSIIYVRNRKSCLNMSTQLQSLGFKATYYHGGLSAKEKDKNMQLWMSEQAQVIVATNAFGMGIDKDNVKTVIHTQLPENLENYYQESGRAGRNGEKAFSVLLFNNADANQTEQQFLSVLPDKKFLKTMYVKLCNYFQIAYGEGLDDSFSFKLNHFCNKYDFPTLKTYNALQFLNQQGIITMSQEFSEKITMQFLIESKEVIRYMSLNPNDEEIILAILRTYPGVYEMKTPFNLSLIAKKSHHTEEQVSAALEKLKEKEIIEYKSKNNDATILFNEVREDDLTINRVSKYLEKQNQLKKEQLMSVLYYIKENKTCKNRLVLDYFGEETTENCGVCSYCITQKGKITEADSIADKILHLLKSAALTSREIQTQIKLDANDIVSVLQELLENNHITIQANNKYTLKS comes from the coding sequence ATGCCAGAAGCGCAAGAAATTCTTTTAAAATACTGGAAACACGACAGTTTTAGACCGTTGCAAAAGGAGATTATTGACTCGGTTTTGGATGGTCAGGATACTTTTGCCCTTTTACCAACCGGCGGAGGAAAATCGATTTGTTTTCAGGTTCCGGCGATGATGCAGGAAGGTATTTGTTTGGTGGTTTCGCCTTTGATTGCTTTGATGAAAGATCAGGTGGCAAATTTGCAAAAGCGGGATATTAAAGCCATTGCACTTACAGGAGGAATTCATACGGAAGAAATTATTGACCTTCTCGACAATTGTCTACACGGAAACTACAAGTTTTTATACCTTTCGCCAGAGCGTTTACAGTCCGACTGGATTTTAGAACGCATCAAAGATCTCCCTATAAATTTAATTGCAATTGATGAAGCGCATTGTGTTTCGCAATGGGGGCATGATTTTCGTCCGGCGTATTTGAAGATTTCAGAACTTAAAAAATACTTTCCGAAGATTCCGTTCCTGGCTTTGACCGCTACCGCGACTCCAAGAGTCATTGAAGATATTAAAACTGAATTAGGTTTGAAAGATCCTAATTTTTTCCAACAATCTTTTGAAAGAAAAAATATCGCGTACATGGTTTTTGAAATCGAAGACAAACTGTATCGCACAGAACAAATTCTAAAGAAAAATCCACAGCCTTCTATTATATATGTACGAAATCGCAAATCATGCCTGAATATGTCGACGCAACTACAATCGTTAGGATTTAAAGCGACTTATTATCATGGCGGACTTTCGGCAAAAGAAAAAGACAAAAACATGCAATTGTGGATGTCCGAGCAAGCGCAGGTTATTGTGGCCACGAATGCGTTCGGAATGGGCATTGACAAAGACAATGTAAAAACAGTTATTCATACACAACTTCCTGAAAATCTGGAAAATTATTATCAGGAATCCGGAAGAGCGGGACGAAATGGCGAAAAAGCTTTTTCAGTATTGCTTTTTAATAATGCAGATGCGAATCAGACAGAACAACAATTCTTAAGTGTTTTGCCAGATAAGAAGTTTTTGAAAACCATGTATGTAAAGCTTTGCAATTATTTTCAGATTGCTTACGGCGAAGGATTGGACGATTCTTTTTCTTTTAAACTGAATCATTTTTGCAACAAATACGACTTCCCTACTCTAAAAACCTATAATGCATTGCAATTTCTGAATCAACAGGGAATTATTACGATGTCTCAGGAATTTTCAGAAAAGATTACAATGCAGTTTTTAATCGAATCAAAAGAAGTCATTCGGTATATGAGTCTAAATCCAAATGATGAAGAAATCATACTTGCGATTTTAAGAACTTATCCGGGCGTATACGAAATGAAAACACCTTTTAATCTTTCATTAATTGCAAAAAAATCACATCATACGGAAGAACAAGTTTCGGCTGCTTTAGAAAAACTAAAAGAAAAAGAAATCATCGAATACAAATCTAAAAATAACGACGCAACTATTTTATTTAATGAAGTTCGCGAAGATGATTTAACTATAAACAGAGTTTCGAAATATCTCGAAAAACAAAATCAGCTCAAAAAAGAGCAATTGATGTCTGTCTTATATTATATAAAGGAAAACAAAACCTGCAAAAACCGATTGGTTTTGGATTATTTTGGAGAAGAAACAACAGAAAACTGTGGTGTATGCTCCTATTGTATTACTCAAAAAGGAAAAATTACCGAAGCCGATTCGATTGCTGATAAAATTCTGCATTTATTAAAATCGGCCGCTTTGACTTCGAGAGAAATTCAGACCCAAATAAAACTGGATGCAAACGATATTGTTTCG
- a CDS encoding AAA family ATPase, with protein sequence MQKEIIVLIGGPGTGKSTLINELVARGYCCYPEISRQVTLEAQQRGIEQLFLEQPLLFSEMLLQGRIKQFENALEEPDNVVFIDRGIPDVVAYMDYIGDEYPAHFTKACEDFKYSKTFILPPWEEIYESDTERYENFEQALTIQKHLVETYKKYGYDLIEVPKDTVENRILYILDKI encoded by the coding sequence GTGCAAAAAGAAATCATAGTTCTCATTGGTGGCCCGGGAACGGGAAAATCTACTCTGATCAACGAATTGGTAGCTCGTGGCTACTGCTGTTACCCTGAAATTTCAAGACAAGTTACGCTCGAAGCACAACAACGCGGCATCGAACAGTTGTTCCTGGAACAGCCTTTATTGTTTAGTGAAATGCTATTACAAGGCAGAATTAAACAATTTGAAAATGCCCTTGAAGAACCTGATAATGTAGTTTTTATAGATCGCGGAATTCCGGATGTTGTCGCTTATATGGATTATATAGGTGATGAATATCCCGCACATTTTACAAAAGCCTGCGAAGATTTTAAATATTCCAAAACTTTTATTTTACCGCCCTGGGAAGAAATTTACGAAAGCGATACTGAGCGTTACGAGAATTTCGAACAGGCCTTAACGATACAAAAGCACCTTGTTGAAACGTATAAGAAATACGGTTACGATTTAATTGAAGTGCCTAAAGATACGGTGGAGAACAGAATTCTTTATATCTTAGATAAAATTTAG
- a CDS encoding S9 family peptidase gives MKKYIFLLFIIFTFNNSHAQEIKTMTYFQNDTIKLDLDLYLPEKKSNEKIPLVIFAFGGGFSGGERTNEKEFGIFMAKNGYAVASISYSLYMKGKDFGCKGTLTEKIKAIQIGVSDMWQATSFLIENANKYNLDASKIFISGISAGAEIGFHASFWDYKLMNLYKNNLPENFKYKGFIGGSGAIQDINLITKEKAMPMLLAHGSNDETVPYSAGSHRSCPTNASGWLILFGSYAVYNHINDLHKDVELITFCGGGHEFSGYLFHDGQQYVLDFVNDVLKGKKFESHLIVPSKKKGVGSGKYLFCE, from the coding sequence ATGAAAAAATACATCTTTTTACTTTTTATCATTTTCACATTTAACAATAGTCACGCACAGGAAATCAAAACGATGACTTATTTTCAGAATGATACGATCAAACTGGATTTAGACCTGTATTTGCCTGAGAAAAAATCAAATGAAAAAATTCCGTTAGTGATTTTTGCTTTTGGCGGAGGATTTTCTGGTGGAGAACGAACCAACGAGAAAGAATTTGGAATATTTATGGCAAAAAATGGCTATGCGGTTGCGAGCATTTCGTATAGTCTTTACATGAAGGGAAAAGATTTTGGCTGTAAAGGAACTTTGACCGAAAAAATAAAAGCAATCCAAATTGGTGTGAGTGATATGTGGCAGGCGACTTCATTTTTGATTGAAAACGCCAATAAATACAATCTTGATGCTTCAAAAATTTTTATTTCAGGAATAAGCGCTGGTGCCGAAATTGGTTTTCACGCTTCGTTTTGGGATTATAAACTCATGAACTTATACAAAAACAATTTGCCTGAAAATTTTAAATACAAAGGTTTCATTGGAGGTTCCGGAGCGATTCAGGACATTAATTTGATTACGAAAGAAAAAGCAATGCCGATGTTATTGGCTCACGGAAGCAACGACGAAACCGTTCCGTATAGCGCAGGTTCGCATCGCTCCTGCCCTACAAATGCTTCGGGTTGGCTGATTCTTTTTGGATCTTATGCTGTTTACAATCATATAAATGATCTTCATAAAGATGTTGAACTGATTACGTTTTGTGGTGGCGGCCATGAATTCTCTGGTTATCTTTTTCATGACGGACAGCAATATGTTCTTGATTTTGTAAATGATGTTTTAAAAGGGAAGAAATTCGAATCGCATTTGATTGTTCCTTCTAAGAAGAAGGGTGTTGGTTCTGGGAAATATTTGTTTTGTGAGTGA
- a CDS encoding DUF493 family protein yields MENDKEKNTAEFYERLKVELDNSNTWPAEYLYKFIMPSVGDNVERVEKAFDNMGAVIKTTKSKTGKFTSVSIDVTMHSADEVIGKYKEVATIEGIVSL; encoded by the coding sequence ATGGAGAACGATAAAGAAAAAAACACCGCCGAATTTTACGAAAGATTAAAGGTTGAGTTAGATAATTCAAATACTTGGCCAGCAGAATATTTGTATAAATTTATAATGCCTTCAGTGGGTGATAATGTTGAGCGAGTTGAAAAAGCTTTTGACAATATGGGTGCGGTTATCAAAACAACAAAATCTAAAACCGGTAAATTTACCAGTGTTTCTATAGATGTTACAATGCATAGCGCTGACGAAGTGATTGGCAAATACAAAGAAGTAGCTACAATAGAAGGTATAGTTTCATTATAA
- a CDS encoding DUF4290 domain-containing protein yields the protein MVEKYKKEVANDVVFNLEYNSERQRLLIPEYGRHLQKLIDQATIIEDAETRNKAAKYIIQVMGSLNPHLRDVPDFQHKLWDQLFIMSDFKLDVESPYPIPSRDVLQLKPDVLQYPQNFPKYRFYGNNIKYMIDVANKWEDGEMKNALVLVIANHMKKSYLSWNKDTVKDDVIFEHLFELSGGKINLLQSTEELLNTTDLLRTNKRMSNKITPPGQPKIQSNKNNKGPGKPKPFQKNNNQK from the coding sequence ATGGTCGAAAAATATAAAAAAGAAGTCGCAAATGACGTTGTTTTTAACTTAGAATATAATTCTGAAAGACAGCGTTTACTTATTCCTGAATATGGTCGTCATTTGCAAAAACTGATTGATCAGGCTACTATTATTGAAGATGCTGAAACGCGAAACAAAGCCGCGAAATACATCATTCAGGTTATGGGAAGTCTGAATCCGCATTTGCGTGATGTACCGGATTTTCAGCATAAATTATGGGATCAGCTTTTTATTATGTCTGATTTTAAATTAGATGTAGAATCGCCATATCCAATCCCATCAAGAGATGTATTGCAATTAAAACCAGACGTTTTACAATATCCTCAAAACTTCCCTAAATACAGATTTTATGGTAATAATATCAAATATATGATTGATGTTGCCAATAAATGGGAAGATGGCGAAATGAAAAATGCATTGGTTTTAGTGATCGCTAATCACATGAAAAAATCATACCTAAGCTGGAATAAAGACACTGTAAAAGACGATGTGATTTTCGAGCATTTATTTGAATTGTCAGGCGGAAAAATCAATTTGCTGCAAAGCACAGAAGAGCTTTTAAATACAACTGATTTATTGCGTACCAACAAGCGTATGTCTAATAAAATTACGCCACCAGGCCAACCAAAAATCCAAAGTAACAAAAACAATAAAGGGCCGGGGAAACCAAAACCTTTTCAAAAAAACAATAATCAGAAATAA
- the murA gene encoding UDP-N-acetylglucosamine 1-carboxyvinyltransferase, whose amino-acid sequence MGIFKIEGGIPLKGEITPQGAKNEALQILCAVLLTGDKVTINNIPDIIDINKLITLLGNLGVKIQRNEPGSITFQANEVNVGYLETEAFKKEGGALRGSIMIVGPLLARFGKGYIPKPGGDKIGRRRLDTHFEGFINLGAKFRYNREDHFYGVESPAEGLKGTDMLLDEASVTGTANIVMAAVLAKGQTTVYNAACEPYLQQLCKMLNSMGAKITGVGSNLLTIEGVESLGGCEHRILPDMIEIGSWIGLAAMTKSEITIKNVSWENLGLIPNTFRKLGITIEKRGDDIYIPAHKDGYEVKTDIDGSILTIADAPWPGFTPDLLSIVLVVATQAKGDVLIHQKMFESRLFFVDKLIDMGAKIMLCDPHRAVVMGHNFESQLKATTMSSPDIRAGISLLIAALSAKGTSTIQNIEQIDRGYERIDERLRAIGAKIVRE is encoded by the coding sequence ATGGGAATTTTTAAAATCGAAGGAGGAATTCCTTTAAAAGGAGAAATCACTCCGCAAGGAGCAAAAAATGAGGCATTACAAATTTTATGTGCCGTGCTTCTAACGGGGGATAAAGTAACAATTAATAATATTCCCGATATTATTGATATCAATAAATTAATCACTTTGTTGGGTAATTTAGGGGTGAAAATTCAACGCAATGAACCGGGTTCGATTACGTTTCAGGCCAATGAGGTTAATGTTGGATATTTAGAAACTGAAGCTTTCAAAAAAGAAGGTGGAGCGCTTCGTGGTTCTATTATGATTGTTGGGCCGCTTTTGGCCCGTTTCGGAAAAGGATATATTCCAAAACCAGGTGGAGACAAAATTGGTCGTCGTAGATTAGATACACACTTTGAAGGTTTTATTAACCTTGGGGCGAAATTCAGATACAATAGAGAAGATCACTTTTATGGAGTAGAGTCTCCAGCAGAAGGATTGAAAGGAACAGACATGTTACTTGACGAAGCTTCTGTAACCGGAACAGCAAATATTGTTATGGCTGCAGTTTTGGCAAAAGGACAAACAACAGTTTATAACGCAGCTTGCGAACCATATTTGCAACAATTGTGTAAAATGTTGAACTCTATGGGAGCTAAAATCACTGGAGTCGGATCTAACTTGTTGACTATCGAAGGTGTCGAAAGCCTTGGTGGATGTGAGCACAGAATTTTGCCTGATATGATCGAAATCGGTTCCTGGATTGGTCTTGCGGCTATGACGAAAAGCGAAATCACAATCAAAAATGTAAGTTGGGAAAACTTAGGTTTGATTCCGAATACTTTTAGAAAATTAGGAATTACGATCGAAAAACGTGGTGACGATATTTATATTCCAGCTCATAAAGACGGATATGAAGTAAAAACAGATATTGACGGTTCTATTTTAACTATTGCCGATGCGCCATGGCCAGGATTTACACCTGACTTGTTAAGTATCGTTTTGGTTGTAGCAACACAGGCAAAAGGCGATGTTTTAATTCACCAAAAAATGTTCGAAAGCCGTTTGTTTTTCGTTGATAAATTAATTGATATGGGAGCAAAAATCATGTTATGCGATCCGCACAGAGCGGTAGTTATGGGACATAATTTTGAATCTCAACTAAAAGCGACAACAATGTCGTCTCCGGATATCCGTGCCGGAATCTCATTATTAATTGCAGCTCTTTCAGCGAAAGGTACAAGTACAATTCAAAATATCGAACAAATTGACCGTGGATACGAGCGTATCGATGAGCGTTTGAGAGCTATTGGTGCTAAAATTGTGAGAGAATAA
- a CDS encoding cation diffusion facilitator family transporter, with translation MTNEQKAIKATIFSIAGNTCLAILKGLAGFFGNSYALIADAIESTADIFSSFLVLIGIKYSNKPADENHPYGHGRAEPLFTFLVVGFLITSATIIAYESIGNIQTSHDLPKSWTLYVLGAIIIWKEYSFRVVMKRSKQTNSSSLAADAWHHRSDAITSVAAFIGISIALFMGKGYESADDWAALFAAFFILYNSYKIFRPALGEIMDENLNDDLVEEIRVTSLTVKGILGTEKCFIRKAGMKYHVDLHAIVSAQISVKEGHDLSHKLQDTLKEKIPQLGYVLIHIEPDDYH, from the coding sequence ATGACAAATGAACAAAAAGCTATAAAAGCTACTATTTTTAGTATAGCTGGAAACACCTGCTTGGCCATCTTAAAAGGTCTAGCAGGTTTTTTTGGCAATTCTTACGCCTTAATTGCAGATGCGATTGAGTCGACTGCAGATATATTTTCATCTTTTTTGGTTTTAATCGGGATAAAATATTCTAATAAACCGGCAGATGAAAATCATCCTTATGGACACGGTCGTGCAGAACCTTTATTTACATTTTTGGTTGTCGGGTTTTTAATTACTTCGGCAACAATCATTGCTTACGAAAGTATTGGCAATATTCAGACTTCACATGATTTACCAAAATCCTGGACATTATATGTTTTAGGTGCTATAATTATCTGGAAAGAATATTCGTTTCGTGTGGTAATGAAACGAAGCAAACAAACGAATAGCTCATCATTAGCGGCAGATGCGTGGCATCATCGCAGTGATGCAATTACTTCGGTAGCGGCGTTTATCGGGATCTCTATTGCGCTGTTTATGGGAAAAGGATACGAATCAGCAGATGATTGGGCGGCACTTTTTGCTGCTTTTTTTATCTTATACAATAGCTATAAAATTTTCAGACCTGCACTTGGCGAAATCATGGATGAGAATTTGAACGATGATTTGGTCGAAGAAATTCGTGTTACATCTTTAACTGTAAAAGGAATTTTAGGTACTGAAAAATGTTTTATCCGTAAAGCGGGAATGAAATATCACGTTGATCTTCATGCTATTGTTTCAGCACAAATTTCAGTAAAAGAGGGACATGATTTGTCTCATAAACTACAAGATACATTAAAAGAAAAAATCCCTCAATTAGGATATGTTTTGATTCATATTGAGCCAGATGATTATCACTGA
- a CDS encoding DUF5686 and carboxypeptidase regulatory-like domain-containing protein, producing the protein MRNYTLFAFLFFSISNFAQIKGTITDEKGNPLPFVSVLEENTYTSTTSNEQGNYQLQVKEVGKNKITFQYLGFKTQKITVSSNSKTVVLDIKLQEESFALNEVIIDQKNNPANAIIKSAITNKKENSDKTGRYTADFYSKGMFKVKDLPKKILGQKVDLGEDMASNLDSTGTGILYLSETISKISFEKPNKLKEKIIASKISGNNKGYSYNTASLSTYDFYENTLDFDVKLISPIADNAFNYYKYKLEGTFFDDNNQQINKIKVIPKRDKEPVFEGYIYIVDDSFAIYAIDLDIKGYRMKNEFTEIMTLKQSFSYNSKNKIWSKNAQTLSFNAGIFGIKFSGKFNYVYSNYEFPDSFEKKTFGNEIVAFEANANKKDDAFWNKIRPIPLTIEESTDYTKKDSLLTIRKSRKYTDSVDTKNNKFKVWDVLMGYDYKNTFKKYSFDYKGLLNLTSLSFNTVQGFNFDTGFSFRKWNEDEGKSTSISTTFNYGFSDERFRVTGQFSHRFNTINYATIWGSGGTKTAQFNGTEPISKFVNSISSLFFKDNYMKLYNLEFAQINYSQDVANGINLNAKVAYEQRKPLFNTTDYSFFKKDDIYSSNNPLAPDDFTTPAFDPHHLFKTALTARINFGNKYISRPDGRYNIKDEKYPTLFLVFEKAFAASEKKYEFERIGAFVQYDLSLGNKGLLGMNFRAGKFFNAENISFIDYRHFNGNQTHIGTSDRYLNVFNLMPYYTNSTNDSYFEMHLEHNDTGFIMNKIPLLNLLKSTINIGFHSLAIPDRKPYSEFTVGLDNLGFGKFKLFRVDYVHSYQAGVEQNGVVFGLKILNVLD; encoded by the coding sequence ATGAGAAACTATACTTTATTTGCCTTTTTATTTTTTTCGATTTCCAACTTTGCTCAAATCAAAGGAACCATAACGGATGAAAAAGGAAATCCTTTGCCTTTTGTATCCGTTCTTGAAGAAAACACATATACGAGTACAACCTCAAACGAGCAGGGAAATTATCAGCTCCAGGTAAAAGAAGTTGGCAAAAACAAAATTACGTTTCAATATTTAGGTTTTAAAACCCAAAAAATAACAGTCTCTTCAAATTCAAAAACAGTAGTTTTAGATATAAAACTTCAAGAAGAAAGTTTTGCATTAAATGAAGTTATCATTGACCAAAAAAATAATCCGGCGAACGCCATTATAAAAAGTGCCATCACAAACAAAAAAGAGAATTCAGATAAAACAGGACGCTACACAGCCGATTTTTATTCAAAAGGAATGTTTAAAGTGAAAGATCTTCCTAAAAAAATCCTTGGCCAAAAAGTCGATCTTGGCGAAGATATGGCTTCCAATTTAGATTCTACGGGAACAGGAATTTTATATCTATCAGAAACGATTTCTAAGATTTCTTTTGAAAAACCCAACAAACTAAAAGAGAAAATCATCGCTTCTAAAATCTCCGGAAACAACAAAGGGTACAGCTATAACACGGCCAGTTTATCGACTTATGATTTTTATGAGAATACTTTAGACTTCGACGTTAAGCTTATCTCTCCTATCGCTGATAATGCTTTCAATTACTACAAATACAAATTAGAAGGAACTTTCTTCGATGACAACAATCAGCAAATCAATAAAATTAAAGTAATACCTAAAAGAGATAAAGAACCCGTTTTCGAAGGCTACATTTATATTGTAGACGATAGTTTTGCGATCTATGCTATAGATTTAGACATTAAAGGCTACCGAATGAAAAATGAATTTACTGAAATTATGACTTTAAAACAGAGTTTTAGTTATAATTCGAAGAATAAAATCTGGTCTAAAAATGCACAAACACTTTCATTTAACGCTGGTATTTTTGGAATTAAATTCTCAGGGAAATTCAATTATGTTTATTCGAATTACGAATTTCCGGATTCGTTTGAAAAGAAAACTTTTGGAAATGAAATTGTAGCTTTTGAAGCCAATGCCAATAAAAAAGATGATGCTTTTTGGAATAAGATCCGTCCAATTCCGTTGACTATTGAAGAAAGTACCGATTACACCAAAAAAGACAGCTTACTGACAATTCGTAAATCCAGAAAATACACCGATTCAGTTGATACCAAAAACAACAAATTTAAAGTATGGGATGTTTTAATGGGTTATGACTATAAAAACACCTTCAAAAAATATTCTTTTGATTATAAAGGTTTGTTGAACCTGACTTCATTAAGCTTTAATACCGTTCAGGGATTTAATTTTGATACGGGTTTTTCTTTTAGAAAATGGAATGAAGATGAAGGAAAAAGCACTTCTATAAGTACCACTTTTAATTACGGATTTTCAGACGAACGTTTTCGTGTTACCGGACAATTCAGCCATAGATTCAACACTATCAATTACGCTACAATTTGGGGCTCCGGAGGAACAAAAACAGCGCAATTTAATGGTACTGAGCCTATCAGTAAGTTTGTCAATTCTATAAGTTCTTTATTTTTTAAAGACAACTATATGAAGTTGTACAATTTAGAATTTGCTCAAATCAACTATTCTCAAGATGTTGCTAACGGAATAAATTTGAATGCGAAAGTGGCGTACGAACAGCGAAAACCTCTATTTAATACTACCGATTATTCTTTCTTTAAAAAAGACGATATTTATTCATCCAATAATCCTTTAGCACCAGACGATTTCACAACTCCGGCATTTGATCCTCATCATTTGTTTAAAACTGCTTTAACTGCAAGAATCAATTTCGGAAACAAATACATTTCGAGGCCAGATGGTAGATATAATATTAAAGATGAAAAATATCCCACCCTATTTTTAGTTTTCGAAAAAGCTTTTGCAGCCAGCGAAAAAAAATATGAATTTGAAAGAATTGGTGCTTTTGTTCAATATGATTTATCGTTAGGAAATAAAGGTCTTTTGGGAATGAATTTCAGAGCCGGAAAGTTCTTTAATGCTGAAAATATCTCTTTTATAGATTACAGGCATTTTAACGGAAACCAAACTCACATTGGAACCAGTGATCGCTATTTGAATGTTTTCAATTTAATGCCCTATTATACCAACAGCACAAACGACAGTTATTTTGAAATGCATCTGGAACACAATGATACCGGATTTATAATGAATAAAATTCCGTTATTGAATTTATTAAAATCAACGATAAATATCGGATTTCACTCGTTGGCGATTCCAGATAGAAAACCTTATTCTGAGTTTACAGTTGGTTTAGACAATTTAGGTTTTGGAAAATTTAAATTGTTTAGAGTTGATTATGTTCATTCTTATCAAGCCGGAGTTGAACAAAATGGTGTTGTTTTTGGCTTGAAGATTTTGAATGTTTTGGATTAA
- the aroQ gene encoding type II 3-dehydroquinate dehydratase: protein MKICIINGPNLNLLGKREPEVYGSQTFEDYFEILEHKFPNVELSYYQSNIEGELIGKIQEVGFTFDGIILNAGAYTHTSIGLGDAMKAITTPVIEVHISNTYARESFRHQSYLSGNAKGVILGFGLKSYELAIQSFL, encoded by the coding sequence ATGAAAATCTGCATTATCAACGGACCCAATTTGAATCTTTTAGGAAAAAGAGAACCGGAAGTTTACGGAAGTCAAACTTTTGAAGACTATTTTGAAATATTAGAACATAAATTTCCAAACGTTGAACTTTCCTATTATCAGAGTAATATCGAAGGCGAATTGATTGGAAAAATTCAGGAAGTTGGTTTTACATTTGATGGAATTATTTTAAATGCCGGGGCATACACACATACTTCAATAGGATTGGGCGACGCTATGAAAGCGATTACCACTCCGGTAATCGAAGTTCATATTTCGAATACTTATGCGCGCGAAAGCTTCAGACATCAATCGTATTTGTCCGGAAATGCAAAAGGCGTTATTTTAGGCTTTGGTTTAAAAAGTTATGAATTAGCGATTCAGTCTTTTTTATAA
- a CDS encoding porin family protein — protein sequence MKKILLAAVLFIATSATIQAQLLQIGVKAGVNFASQTGDASMQGVAFDKEGITSYHAGLVAEIKLLDKFSVQPELLYSTQGATYKNAVDEFKNELGYLSIPVMAKFYLTDSFSLEVGPQASFLLSEKNDFDVEDAETFEFGLNAGVGFKITKNFFVQGRYGLGLTEASKNADVKNSTVQISAGFMF from the coding sequence ATGAAAAAAATACTTTTAGCAGCTGTACTGTTCATTGCAACATCAGCTACAATACAAGCCCAATTATTACAAATCGGTGTTAAGGCAGGGGTTAATTTCGCTAGCCAAACTGGAGATGCATCCATGCAAGGTGTAGCATTTGACAAAGAAGGTATCACAAGTTATCATGCAGGTCTTGTTGCAGAAATTAAGTTGTTAGACAAATTTTCTGTTCAGCCAGAGCTTTTATATTCTACACAGGGAGCAACTTACAAAAATGCAGTTGACGAATTTAAAAATGAACTTGGGTATTTATCTATTCCGGTAATGGCTAAATTTTACTTAACTGATTCATTTAGTTTAGAAGTAGGACCACAAGCTTCTTTTCTATTAAGCGAAAAAAATGACTTCGATGTAGAAGATGCGGAAACATTTGAATTTGGACTTAATGCAGGAGTTGGATTTAAGATTACAAAAAACTTTTTCGTTCAGGGGCGTTACGGTTTAGGATTAACAGAAGCTTCTAAAAATGCAGATGTTAAAAACTCAACTGTACAAATTTCAGCCGGATTCATGTTCTAA
- a CDS encoding porin family protein: MKRIFLVAIAVMTFGLANAQQTRFGIKGGLNISTVVGGDVDNTKSLVGFHVGGLAEIHVVEKFFIQPELLFSTQGTKFDGPFGSDSDFKLNYLNIPVLAKYYIIENKFSVEAGPQLGLLLSAKSEGEDVKDFTRSVDFGFNIGAGYNFTDNFSAGLRYTIGLSPLSDSDIDDADDYYDSAKNSNLALYLAYKF; the protein is encoded by the coding sequence ATGAAAAGAATTTTTTTAGTTGCGATTGCAGTAATGACTTTTGGATTGGCAAATGCTCAACAAACAAGGTTTGGAATAAAAGGAGGTCTTAATATTTCTACTGTGGTTGGAGGAGATGTAGATAACACAAAGTCTCTAGTAGGTTTTCATGTTGGAGGTTTAGCAGAAATTCATGTTGTTGAGAAATTTTTTATCCAACCAGAGCTTTTGTTCTCGACTCAAGGTACTAAATTTGATGGTCCTTTTGGATCTGATAGTGATTTTAAACTTAATTATTTAAATATTCCGGTATTGGCTAAATACTATATTATAGAAAATAAATTTAGTGTTGAAGCTGGTCCGCAATTAGGTCTTTTATTATCCGCTAAATCGGAAGGTGAAGATGTAAAGGATTTTACCAGATCGGTAGATTTTGGTTTTAACATAGGAGCTGGATATAATTTTACTGATAATTTTTCAGCCGGGCTTCGTTATACTATTGGTTTATCTCCTCTGTCTGATAGCGATATTGATGATGCAGATGATTATTATGACAGTGCTAAAAATAGTAACCTTGCGTTGTATTTGGCTTATAAATTCTAA